GATTCTTCATCGGACGAACTAGACATTCCGCTAGACGAACTTGGAGATTCATCATTGGATGAACTAGACACTCTTCTAGACGAGCTTGACATTCTGCTAGAAGAACTTTGAGTACTACTCGACGACCTAAACTTTTTGTTTGAAGAACTTGACAAACGACTAGACGAACTAGAATCTTCGCTACTAGAAGAATCCGTTACAGACGTTTCAGAGTCATCATCAACGCCACTGGCTGAGTTTTCACCACAGGCGTTCAGTGAAATCATCGACAATAGCAAAAGTGTCCCAAGAAAAACTCTCTTAAGAACTCCAACCATATTTATCTCCCTAAAAAAACTTAGGCTATGTTCTACTAATGTGTAGGACTGCCATTTTATGTTGAATTTACTGAAAAATTACTAAAAAATGGTCTAACCCAACAAAAATTAGGTTAGACCAAGTATCTAAGATACAGTTTTTAGGTAGGTAAATCTCAGTTTCTAATAGGGTGTGTTTTTTAGATAGTTATATTACATCTACACATTGAAAGAACATAGCCAAATAAAAAAGTCCACTCCAAGCGGAGCGGACTTTTTTCAAATTCGATGTATTCGATTACAACACCAACACTGACTACTACTCAGCGTCCATGTCGGCTTCGTCGATTTCAGCGTTGTGGTAAACGTCCTGAACGTCGTCGTGATCTTCGAACTTGTCGATGAGCTTGAGGAGCTTCACAGCGTCGTCGTGGCCCAGCTTGACGGGGTCGTTAGCGACGTAGGTGATTTCAGCACTCATCATTTCGATGTTTGCGCCTTCAAGAGCACGGGTAACAGCGTCGAATGCATCCGGAGTGGTGGAGATTTCATGAACGCCATCTTCGGTGCTCATGTCTTCTGCGCCAGCTTCCAGAACCAGATCCATGACCTGATCTTCAGGATACTTTTCAGCATCAACAACAATCATGCCCTTGTAAGTGAATGCCCAGGTAACAGAACCGGTTTCACCCATTGCACCGCCATTCTTATTGAAAATGTTACGGATTTCAGCAACGGTACGAACCTTGTTATCAGTCATGCACTGCACCATGATTGCAATACCTGCAGGACCGCGACCTTCGTACAGCGGTTCCACAACGTCTGCACCACCGTTAGCGCCAGTACCCTTGGCAATAGCACTTTCGATGTTCTTGGTGGGAAGAGACTGAGACTTGGACTTGATGATTGCAGCACGGAGACGGGGGTTTGCATCCGGGTTGCCGCCGCCCAGCTTAGCAGCGATAGAAATTTCCTTAATCAACTTGTTCCATGCCTTAGCACGAGCAACGTCAGTCTTAGCTTTCTTACGTTTGGTGGTAGCCCATTTGGAGTGACCGGACATAATTACCTCTTATAGGTTTCAAAGTTTACAAGTCAAAAATAATTTTTTTTCAAGGCAATGTAAAGCGAACTACTTCTGCTTCATCTTGCATTGGCGTCTTTCCTTGACGCTCAGGCTCGGGTCTTCACAGTCTTGCTGTTTTTTTTTAGCCTTCTTGTCCTTCTTTCCAGAGGACGAAGATTCATCCGCAGACTTAGCCTTTTTAGCAGGGGCTTGTTCCGCTTCTACACGGCGCTTTTTCTGCGAGATGGTACCATCGTCATCAGAGAGAGTCCTTTTCTTCTTGCCCTGCATGGCCTGGAGTTTCTTCTTGTCCATGGGATCTGCAGAAGCCTTAGTGATTGCTCTTTCGTACTTGCCGCCCCAGACGTTACCCACCAAGGAACCGGATTCCTGGGCATCCTTCAGGATACCCTCGGCCCATTCATCATTGGCAGGAGGAAGCAACTTGAACTTCAGATTACGAATCTTGGTAGCTTCTTCTTCATAATAAAGCATCATGTCAAAGAAACCCACCTGGTATTCTTCACCGTCAGTACCAGATGCTGCAGACGGAATGTAAGCAAGAACTGCGTACAGGTCACCGTCGAAGAGGGCATTCAACAGAACGTCCGGATCTCCACCGGGGGCAAGGACTTCGCCAGTAGCCTGGAATGCCCAGGGGGCGACGTCCACCGTCAGCTGGAACTTGTGGAATCCCTTAGTCACCTTCGGGGTCAGCTTCAGCAAACCACCTGAGAAAGCCTGGAATTCAGGCTTCAGGTTCTGGGCGGAGCAGACAACCGCAAAGGCCAAAAAGAGAAAAGCAATCAATCGTTTCATGGGACAGCTCCTTTAGAACAAACTTTACTCCAACCAACAGCAAAGACTAGTTCTTGTAGAACAGAGCCTTTGCAGCTTCGAACATCGGATCCTTTTCATCCGGGTTGCGACATTCGGTATAGATACGAACCTTAGGTTCGGTACCGGACGGGCGAACCAGCATCCAGGAGTCGTCTTCGAAAATGATCTTCACGCCATCGAGAGTGAGGAGCTGCTTAACGGTCTTTTCGGTGTTACCCACCATGACCTTAGCGCCAACCTGAGCTGCTTCAGCAACAGCATTCACCTTAGCAATGAGGGGAGCACCCACGAGAGACTTGTCCACTTCGAAACCAGCGCGGCTGGGATAGAAGCGACCGTATTCTTCGTACAGGGCATCCAGGTATTCACCCAGGTTCTTGCCAGTGGTAGCCATGATTTCCAGAGCGATGAGGAGGCCGAACTGAGCGTCCTTTTCCAGAGTGTTGTTAAGGCCAGAAATACCATCGGATTCTTCGAAAGCAACCAGAGCCTTATCCTTAGCGGTACGGGACAACCAGGGGCGGAAGTTCTTGAAGCCCACCGGAGTTTCCATCACAGGAACGCCCAACTTTTCAGCAATGATGTTTACGAAGTTGGAGGTTGCAACGGACTTAGCCACAACGCCCTGTTCCTTACGCCAGGTAGCCATGTAGTGGAAAGCGATTGCACCGAACTGGTTCATATCGATTTCGCGAGTGCCATCGTAGAAACGAATACGGTCACCATCCGGGTCAAAGATTGCGCCCAGGCGGAACCAGGACTTGCTGCCATCCAGTTCCTTGCGAACCTTTTCGAGATTCTTGGAGGACGGTTCCGGAGCGATACCACCAAACAGGCTGTCATCTTCGTTACGAAGAGTGATGAGGCATTCCGGATTGTCCAGGAGAGCGGCCGGACGACGACGGGTAGAACCGTGAACGTGGTCGCAAACCAGAGTCAGACGACCCTGCTTGATGAATTCCTTGATACGGGCGAACTTGATGGTGCCCTGCTTGATAAGGAATTCCTTGTAGATCTTCAGGGAGTCGATGATTTCCCAGTCAACCTTGGATACCGGTTCAAACTTCCAGGTAGCCATCATTTCGTTGGAAAGCTTGGTAATGACGTTGGTGATTTCCGGACCTGCAGGACCACCGTCAGCCGGGTTGAACTTGATGCCGTTGTAGTGGCTGGGGTTGTGAGACGGAGTCATGTTGATGGAGCAAGCAGCACCCAGCATTTCGATACATGCGGAGAATTCCGGGGTCGGCATTTCGTTGCCGTAGTAAACCTTAACACCGGCCTTGGCGAACTGGTCAGCCACAGCTTCGCAGAATTCATGACCCAGGAGACGGTTGTCGTGACCAACGACCACGCCACGCTTCTGGAGATCAGCGAAATCCTTCACACCGAGAGCTTCGAACATAGCAGCGTCGGCTTCCTTGTAAAGGCGAACGATAGCGGCACCAACAACCTGCAGATTACGAAGAGTGAATTCAGAACCGATTTCACCACGCCAGCCGGAAGTACCGAAGCTAACCTTAGCCGGTTCCTGGGAGGTGAGAGCAACCTGCTTGACCTGTTCCACCAGAGCCATGTCGGTAGCGGGGTTGAATTCGGGGGACTGGATTTTCTTCCAAATCTGTGTAATGTTTTCCATATGGGTTCCTATTTTAAAGTTTTTTAACGGCTCTAATTTATAAAAATTTTACCAGGGTCGTGATTTTTTAGCTATT
The sequence above is drawn from the Fibrobacter sp. UWR4 genome and encodes:
- a CDS encoding YebC/PmpR family DNA-binding transcriptional regulator; its protein translation is MSGHSKWATTKRKKAKTDVARAKAWNKLIKEISIAAKLGGGNPDANPRLRAAIIKSKSQSLPTKNIESAIAKGTGANGGADVVEPLYEGRGPAGIAIMVQCMTDNKVRTVAEIRNIFNKNGGAMGETGSVTWAFTYKGMIVVDAEKYPEDQVMDLVLEAGAEDMSTEDGVHEISTTPDAFDAVTRALEGANIEMMSAEITYVANDPVKLGHDDAVKLLKLIDKFEDHDDVQDVYHNAEIDEADMDAE
- a CDS encoding phosphomannomutase, coding for MENITQIWKKIQSPEFNPATDMALVEQVKQVALTSQEPAKVSFGTSGWRGEIGSEFTLRNLQVVGAAIVRLYKEADAAMFEALGVKDFADLQKRGVVVGHDNRLLGHEFCEAVADQFAKAGVKVYYGNEMPTPEFSACIEMLGAACSINMTPSHNPSHYNGIKFNPADGGPAGPEITNVITKLSNEMMATWKFEPVSKVDWEIIDSLKIYKEFLIKQGTIKFARIKEFIKQGRLTLVCDHVHGSTRRRPAALLDNPECLITLRNEDDSLFGGIAPEPSSKNLEKVRKELDGSKSWFRLGAIFDPDGDRIRFYDGTREIDMNQFGAIAFHYMATWRKEQGVVAKSVATSNFVNIIAEKLGVPVMETPVGFKNFRPWLSRTAKDKALVAFEESDGISGLNNTLEKDAQFGLLIALEIMATTGKNLGEYLDALYEEYGRFYPSRAGFEVDKSLVGAPLIAKVNAVAEAAQVGAKVMVGNTEKTVKQLLTLDGVKIIFEDDSWMLVRPSGTEPKVRIYTECRNPDEKDPMFEAAKALFYKN